A single region of the Arthrobacter sp. zg-Y820 genome encodes:
- the folB gene encoding dihydroneopterin aldolase produces MEGIDMEAGSAATRTRARDTITLTGITARGFHGVFDDERRNGQPFVVDVVLHADLRPAGLSDDLTLTAHYGELAEQVAAIIAGEPLNLIEALAERIAGAVLDGFAGISAVDVTVHKPQAPITVPFGDVSVTIHRDRL; encoded by the coding sequence ATGGAAGGCATAGACATGGAAGCCGGCAGCGCAGCCACCCGCACCCGCGCACGCGACACCATCACCCTGACCGGAATAACCGCACGGGGATTCCACGGAGTGTTCGACGACGAGCGGCGCAACGGCCAGCCTTTTGTGGTGGACGTGGTGCTGCACGCCGACCTGCGGCCGGCCGGCCTCAGCGACGACCTGACATTGACCGCCCACTACGGCGAACTCGCTGAGCAGGTGGCCGCCATCATCGCCGGCGAACCGCTGAACCTGATCGAGGCACTGGCCGAGCGCATCGCCGGCGCCGTCCTGGACGGCTTTGCCGGCATCAGCGCCGTCGACGTCACCGTCCACAAACCGCAGGCACCCATCACCGTTCCCTTCGGCGATGTCTCAGTGACCATCCACCGGGACCGGCTGTGA
- the folK gene encoding 2-amino-4-hydroxy-6-hydroxymethyldihydropteridine diphosphokinase, producing MTGAGAVTAVLALGSNLGESRDTLSLAVAELANHPGVRLQAVSPVVRTRPVGGPEQPDYLNLVVSVETDLPPHDLLAHCQSVENAHHREREVRWGPRTLDVDIITYGDLVLDDETLTLPHPRAHTRAFVLQPWAWMDPDAVLSGTPVAELAASAEDLPGLEIFEGD from the coding sequence GTGACCGGCGCCGGGGCCGTGACCGCGGTCCTCGCCCTGGGCAGCAATCTCGGCGAAAGCCGGGACACGCTCTCCCTCGCCGTGGCCGAACTGGCCAACCATCCCGGCGTTCGGCTCCAGGCGGTGTCGCCGGTGGTGCGGACCCGTCCGGTGGGCGGGCCTGAACAGCCCGACTACCTGAACCTGGTGGTCTCCGTGGAAACCGACCTGCCGCCCCACGACCTGCTGGCCCACTGCCAGAGCGTGGAAAACGCGCACCACCGGGAACGCGAGGTGCGCTGGGGGCCGCGCACCCTCGACGTCGACATCATCACCTACGGCGACTTGGTGCTCGACGACGAAACCCTCACCCTTCCGCATCCGCGGGCGCACACCCGTGCCTTCGTGCTGCAGCCCTGGGCCTGGATGGATCCGGACGCCGTGCTGTCAGGCACCCCGGTCGCCGAGCTCGCCGCCAGTGCCGAGGATCTGCCGG